A region of the Cucurbita pepo subsp. pepo cultivar mu-cu-16 chromosome LG14, ASM280686v2, whole genome shotgun sequence genome:
TGTGATGGAAGTTGTCCTAGGTAAAACTTCTTTAAATGTCTTAGCCAATCATGACCTCATAATGAGGAGTCTCTTGGACTACAATAACATATGGACAAAAAATGTCTTAGCCAATTGTGACGGTCATGATTGCTCAAGGCATGTCGCCCAAATAACCGATAAACAATAACATTGCCCAAATAACTGCCTTGGACAACAAATCGTTTACAAGAATGGCTAAGACATGCAACATGCAACCACAGGCAACATGCCTTGGGCAATCATGACTGTGACATCTGCCCCCACACAATTTATTGGATGAGGCTGACTTTAGGTCTCTCGATGCGCTTCCAGCTGATCTCATAATGAGGAGTCTCTTCCAACCTACTAGGTGCTGTTGGAAATCACTTCTCGGTTTGTTGAGTCTTCATGTCTtctctgtttgtttctttcctACTTTCTTCGCTTGaaactttttcttatttgtatgACGTCATACCACCTACTTCTGCTTGATGTCTTCTTGGTTGAAATAATAACGTTTCAAGTTACTAACGTGGACAACAAGATTAGTCCGCATCCATAAGAGCAATTGGATTCTATATGATGTCTTCATAATCTTATGGATAACTTTAACTAGTCCATAGTATTTTCACACcagtttttggttcttgttgctTTGAACTCGAAGTTTATCTGAACTCAACTTATATgaactctttatttttcttgaaattattgtGGTTGACGCTTTCGACTAACCCTTCTCTTCATCCGTCTAGATGATATTTCTGTGTGAACATGTGTTGCTTCAGtggtttgtttctttctcccttcTTCAGTATCTGaccttatttttgtttctcctgGTGGGGTAAATCCATTATCTGACCTTGTTTTGCATCGTGGTGTTCATGTAGTGGCAACAAGGTTTCTATTGAGGTTGGCTCACTCGAGCTCCCCTTTTCAATTACAAGAATAGCAGCAAGCGTAGATTCATCATGGCTATGATTCTTTCTCAACTGTAGTATCAACATCATTTTCAACCCTCTTGGTTGATGGATGTTTTTTTGAATGATCGTCGGGTTAGACTCCATTACTACTAGACATTTTGCTAGGGGCATGTAAATGACTTTGTGTTTCAGCAGGACGTTCATTCCTGACACGACGTCGAAGTCTTCCATTTCAACTATCACTAAACAATTTGCCTAGTCCAAGGCTCTAGCTTGATTAGAGTTCTCATTGTGATTCTTAAGGCAGGTAAAGCTTCCAATTTGACGGCGTTCATCTTTCGTGTATCTTGATGCCAAAggatgttaaaatattttgcatCGGTCTCCATCATGAGTTGTGGGTGGCTCTAGAGTTGACAATGGTGTTCCTTACTACTTTGTGCTTTACCCAAATCTCCacatacataatatatatatatatattcatttaacTATAACACATATGGTCCATGGAAGAATTGTAACTCTTATGCTCATTAATATTTGatcgcttgtggatgtatataataaaatgatgtaaaattcacaagagtaagtgcaagtatacactatcacaagtagcaaataataagtaaattatccaATCCACAGGGAAtctatctttttggttaattttaatgCTGTAAatttaagtgagtttttgggtaacattcaaatgggtgttggagattttaactatttaaacaaaactaaaacagagtgGCACTGCTGTCGAAAAACAGAAattgatgagaaaatcaactataatgaggaaggttcggctaagagagattaaatagataagttgttgaatttggtggtagattttagttccttttaatagattctcaagcccactttcgagggtcatgaatggtgattatttccataatcgttgtaatttctattaacaaggctctaggagaagaattattcctaaCCCTTCTACTAACcttcaagtctccttgctatggaactagagtattaaagaggatttcattgctccctctcttctcccgaataagagaacaactatgtatgtaaaatagctaattaaacatacatgtaaatcattaacaacaactctttaataaactaaaatcatatcgtcaacatacttaaactatataaaactctctcgcctcccctattaagtttagctctccatacaaactgaattaaacagaggaatccgcatcttcatcatgtaaaattgatggaataaggaaagagaataaggaaataaaGAGTTATCCTGGTTTGTTGCCGttcgtcaatggaagttcccttctcttgagctctcacgtacacctctttgccctaatcaatccttgttggtctccttttctttctgcTGTCAACCGttgctggattagggttttcttcttcttctctggtttcacaaCAGAGGCTGCTGCGGTGTAATTCGATTTTCTCCCCAAAATTTGGCTCCTCTCCTCTTggtctttcttttccttttatattgagcatgggTTTCCCTTTAGGGCTGAAAAGGAATAAGTAGTCCACATAGGATGTTCCTCATTGggtagtcaatgacccacttgAACTAATGAtgtggatttaaaattttcatgtcatccccaattgtttccaaatttgctaCTCCCACATGGTTTAgcataaatgtctgaaattttaccatataactcaattaaatatacaattaagatcgatttatgccaaatcatattttttttcatgttagaccgcaataaacgatttcatgctCACTAGGTAGAATAAATGggtaataaatgagaaaatggtgaataagagTGCAATATTAACTATAAAAAGACTCGACATAACTCTACTTTTAGAGAGTTATCAATATTATAATGGCTACCACCTAAATTATAACCTAAAGTTGATAATTGATGTCCAATTAgccaaccctaaatttttaatcattgTGGAGTGATTGAAATTACAATGGAAGTAGTTTAAACTCCTAGTACCTTAAATTTCTCTTTAATATCATTACTACAATTATGCTTCATCTTGAACCTACTAAACATGAAACTAAAACTGCGTTCAATTTAACTCAATTTTATTGTCATCTTGAATGACGTGTAGGATATATTCTTGATTTACCTCGATATTTCATATTAGTTAAGCTTTTTGAAAAATCACAATTAGACAACAACAAAGATGAACTTGggtctatttattattttaaagaaaatttctttctccatcttATTCCTAAAAACTTTGCAACTAAATTCATATTAATCTAATTAGTAAATCCTAAACATAGTAGCTAACATAGAGTATTTGAAGCTCCACATCTTCTATTctattgaatgaaatttcttcctttaaaaaagaaatttgttcttccttataatttaatacatttcttgattgaataattgtattattttcaaggttatttataggttatttatttcacttcATCAATAATGAGATGAAAGTGAAAATCCATACTCATCAATAATTTGACGAATGTGGAAATCCATAATCATCAATAATGTGATGAtgggaaaagtgaaaataaaggtgaaaataataatacaaatgggaaaagtgaaaataataaaggaaaagattcaagacaaacaaacatgatCAGATATGTAAGGAGAAATGTTTCATCCTGACATATTTCACaacgaattttttttaattttttttacaaatagtTTCACGACTATTTACAAAGGTGGTTGAGAATCCAAAAATGGATTATTGAGATCATAAATCGtgtcttcatcttcttcttctacaataGAAGGAGAAGACGTCGAACCGACTGATGCGAcctcttgaagaagcttttgaaaatcagCTTCTGAAGTTGTCTGGGCTAATGCAGCGAGTAGCTTCGACTTTGAATTAAGGAATTCGGAGTTCCTCTTCTTGGATAAATCCTGAAGGTGGCCATTCTCAGATAGCCAGACCTTTACCGCTTTGATGTCTGCGTAGGTATAAGTATATTTATCCcacaatttgattttgatagtttttaagactttttatttggtcttcggtttctttaatttgaaaattccaaGTTAAAATCCAAGGAATTTGAAANAGTTGTCTGGGCTAATGCAGCGAGTAGCTTCGACTTTGAATTAAGGAATTCGGAGGTCCTCTTCTTTGATAAATCTTGAAGGTGGCCATTCTTAGATAGCCAGACCTTTACCGCTTTGATGTCTGTGTGGGTATAAGTATATTTATCCcaccattttattttgatagttttgaagacctgttttatttggtcttcggtttctttaatttgaaaattccaagttaaaatccaaggaatttgaaagtatatgCAAAAGCGCATGATTAATGGAAATgagattttgaatatattttgaacaaAGTAGTGGAACGATTCCTGTATTGGAACTGAAAATATATCTTTGGCTGATCCAAAGATTTTCCACCATTTGATGAACCAAAATGTgtaatgaattttatgagcCTGGCATAATTGAATAAACCATGAGTGcttataattttgataccaaatgacatTGAACCATGTCATCTGATAGTCTCTGTATGAGTAAGAATGAGGAACAAAGGGTTTTGAAAAAGTCTTTTCTGTGTATGGATCTTGATTCCAATACGTCGGGTTCAtgactttaaaaatttttaattttgaataccCGATTTTCGAAGGATCATCGCGACTCGGAATATGAGTAATTTCAACGGACTTCGTGTCGACTAGaatgaattcataaaaccTTCTGGTTTTATGAAGATCTTCTGGGATATAAAAGAATCCCGATGGATAGGCTTTTTTAATGACTTCGCCGATTTTCGGGTCGTCGTATTCTGGTTCTACCAGAGCTTCTAGTATAGACACAGATTTTTGAAAGTAGGTCCTGATTTCAGGAATTGGAGAAAATCGAACGGGAACAACCACGTCCGAGTAGGTTGAAGGGACAGAAGGTCcctttgaagtggaagagataGTAGGTCTCGATGGAGTAACGGCAGATGGCCGTGTTGAAGAGGCAGAAGGCCTCGCCGGAGTGATAACCTCcgcttgttttttagaaagctTTGCTTTAGACCTGGTCACCAAGGTGAAACCAGCATCCATTGCATAGCTGTCAGACGTCATTGGAGTAGGTGTGCTTGAAGAAGCATtgggcttcttccctttttcgaTCACTTTCTTTCCGGTCATTACTGGGAGAAGGAGATTGGTGTTGGGGagaatttttctttgagagtaagaactctcttgagaggtaatctgccaaggggttttcgaccccttttataggcaaaatttggaagtcgAAGCAAGATGAAATGGCTTGCCATCTagcaaaaatttgtttagacacaagattcttgccatctttttctaaaacaaatttagatgccCTTGAATCTGTTTTGATAACAaagcttttgttaattaaatcactttgaaatttttgtacacaaagtactattgaaagtatttctttctttactgttgagtaattttttttagtagaatTCCATATTCCCGAATGGAAACGgacaatggattctttcttgtcaagGGACTGTTTCAGGATTCCTCCATATCCAATATCGGATGCGTCGGTCTCCACTATTAAACTAGCCCTTGGGTTTATCAGCGATAAACACGGAATTGACTTGACAaaggatttgattttttggactgTTTTGATGTGTTCTTCTGTCCACggctttggattcttttttagCCTTTCATAAAGTGGCTTGCAAATGGGTCTcatattttgaaggaaatcaGACACATAATTGAGACATCTCAAAAATCTTTGTAGTTGGGTTTTATCTGTAATTTGGTCCAAAAAATTTGAGGCAGACTCCATGGACCTTTGAATGGGTTTAATTAGAcccaaataaatttcaaatccaagaaaacggatttttgtttgaaaaagtttaatttttggtttagacACAACTAAACCGCTTCTTTTGACTGccgtaaaaaatgtttgaagatgcttaaagtgttgatcgatgttttgagaaaaaatcagaacatcgtcaatataaacaattgaaaagtcttgaaaaggattgaaaatatcattcataatcttttgaaatttggatggAGCGTTTTTTTATCCCAAATGGCATAACATTCCATTCGTATTGTCCGAAAGGGACATTGAAAGCCGTTTTGTACTTGTCTTTTTCTGAGATCTGGATTTGCCAAAATCCtaatttcatatcaaattttgaaattatttttgcatttgaaattctttgcattaaatctgatttatttggaattggatatctaatccattccaaaaccttatttaagggTTTGTAGTTTATTACCAGTCGTAGGACTCCACATTCCTTTTCTGCCTGGTTGTTGATGTAAAAAGCCGCACATGACCAGGGGCTCTTTGACGGTCTAATAAGACCCTTCTGTAAAAGATCATTGATTTCTGCTTTGCACAATGTTAGTAATTCTCTATTCATTTGAATAGGTCGGGCCttcgtaggaatatttttctcctcgaaGTTNGGATAGTTGAACAAATTTCCCTTTCTATTTGAGTTTAAAAAGTTTTGCTTTTAGACGGGACAGTCTTATTTTGAATCTGTTCTTCTAtccttttgaatgaaatttcttcttttaaaaaagaaatttgtttttctttataatttaatacatttattgattgaataattgtattcttttgaaggttatttatttcactaatCCTTACGGGAAagaaagttaaattttatcttttttactAAGGCCTTTGATTCTAACCCCTTTTCAACTATTTTAAAAGGATATAATTGAGTAATGAAAGGAGTACCTAGGATTAACTCTTGTCCTAAGTCCTTTactaaaatgaagaaatttacGAAGCAAATTCCATCATTGCAAACATGAACTTTTGAtagtttgtaattaattttgagtttgttgttgtttgcACCTCTAAGACCCcagtagttttttcaaaatactttgtaggtattaggccttcttgaatgcaattttgatcGGCTCCAGTATCTATGAGAGCCTTtagtgtgattttgaaatcataaatttttaaggtaacgAGAGCGTACCATTTTTGATATTGAGAAGTGGTGATGGCTCCAACGAAGGAACTTTGAAAATCTTCTTCGTCCAGGTTCGGTTGGGCCGTTTCCCTTTGTTCGGGCAGCCTTTCCTGAAGATTGAGAATTTCTTGACGAAGCATATAAGATTCTGACCTAGTTTCAGATCTTAACGCCTGTACctcttgtttgagattattaatctctctttgtaAATCTTGAGTAGTGAGTTCCCTCggtttttcaaatctttggaGAACAGATTGAAGTCTGtagggatttctttcttccctttcaggtGGCTTAGAGATTGTCATGGCATCTCTAAGTCGTTGAGCAATTTTCTGTTGAATTTTTggatcttgaactttttctactacttcgagtagaatttcttgatcctttgtaaggacatttatgcatccttcgcacgtcctttttccttcttgttctGATTCGTATTCTGTGTTAGAATATGAATCGGATTCTTCTTGGAGTTCGAGGATTTCTCCCTTGCTAGATTGTTCTGAGTCGGTTAGCGCTAGTCGTAGTAGCTGATTTTTCAGCTCTTGATCTATTTCCAACTCATTGATCTTTCCTCTAATTGGACACTTATTAGCATAATGTCCTTCTTCtcgacatttgaagcaagtttgccttttctttcctttatggGGTTTTGTAGGAGTATACTTCCTTCTTGAATACGTTGGCTTTTGAGACTGCACAGGTTTATTCCGATATGTTTCTCTAGGCCTGTATGAATGATAAGGTTTTGGATGCGTCTTAAACTTCTTTCGTCTGGAGGTTGAGGGAGCTTCTATCCCCTTGCATCCATATTGATCGCAAAATCTTCCAAGCTCTTTTCTGTTTGATACCGAAGAATTGAgcttgttttgaatctttgactcATTACAAAGTCTGAGTCCTTCTTCTATGATGAAGGATGCTATGGATCCGTATGACAAAGTTTGCCATGGAATTGTCCCATTATACTTTGTCTTAAGACCATCTTTGATCCTCCTTGAGAAGTGTTTTGGTAGTTCATTgacaaaattctctttccaGAATTCCAACGAACTATCTGTTCTAATAAGAACTTTGCTGAAGTACATGTCTTTGTACCACCTGAAATCACCTAATGTAGGGCATTTCAGATTCATGAGTATCTCCGCGGATCTCTCTTGGTATTTCGGAGGGTCACCGACGAAGAATTCTATGAGGGTATATATGAGGGTGTTGACAGCATCCTCTACCCTTTCATGTTGTACTTCGGTCCTAGTTGTTTCGTCGAGATATTTGTCCCACCAGTCTTTGAGTTGCCTGGTAAATCCGGTTACTAAAACTTGAGCTATCTGATGGTCGGATTTATGGCCCTATAATTTATACGCGCCTGCGGCCATCATCATCTCATTGACAACATTCATTATCAGATAGTCAGACAATCCATCGATATTccattcatagattgctagacCATCGTAATGAGCTTGAGTTTGTAGTGTCTTTTCTTCGAACTGGATATCTGCAAAAGACGGTTAAGGATACCAGTTTTTCTGATTACTGGTATTATTTTGACTCCTTCTAGAGATTCTTTCAATTCGATTGTAGAAAGGTTCTTCTACCTCATTTGCAATCTTGTCTTCGGATTCTTGGTTTTTGCCATCATTGTTAACGACATTGACAGATGAATCTTGAGGCGTCATGGCGGGATTTAGTATCCTGtccaatttttcttctattttcgCCATTGTAGCCTCCTCTTTTGAAAtcctttttgtaaatattttgagATTTGCCGGTCTGAGTATTGGTATTGACTCATCAACCTTTGGTACAGAGCTGCTTGCCTGTTCCTGCTGAGTACCTGatttctttgagatttttccCTCGATACTCTCAAGTTGAGGTCCGATCGTGGATAAAATCTTATTTGAGTATTGTTTTGATGTTGGATATTCTTGATATCCTTTAGGGTCGGATTACCCTTGTCTAGTCCTTCTGggatatttttgaaaggaCTAGCTTTGACTTTTTCTCCGTAGTAGTTGTCGAATTCGACCTCTTCTAACGGAGGATGTTTCNGTCTAGTCCTTCTGggatatttttgaaaggaCTAGCTTTGACTTTTTCTCCGTAgtaatcgctagtccgctgccttcgaaagcGCGATTGTGTCACCGAGCACCCCTCGCCACCACCAGCACCATCATGGACTTGAAAAAGGGAATGTAAAACGAGATGAGTATATAGAAATGTACACAGTAAGCAAACTACTCGTAGGCTCTCATTACATCCTTGACCTAGCGGGTTACAACGGGCTATCAATAGGATCTAGGTGTGTCGTTCTTGTTGTGCACATACTCATGCAGCTAGTTAGCCTTCGCAACCGTATTCAGTTTTTGGAGTTGAGGTGCTACCTCAAGAACACTCTCACAACGAGGTGGGGACAACATAGTGAATGCTAACCTGCTCGTCATCCATAGAAAGTAGCTGGCGAACCCATCCTACAGGCCATAAAGTCGTCCAAGGTCGGGGGTGCTACCCTCTATATATACCAGCTGTATTGAACGTCTAGGTCTCTAGGGTAGTTTGACAGTGTTGACATAGTTCAATGTCT
Encoded here:
- the LOC111810441 gene encoding uncharacterized protein LOC111810441, producing the protein MAKIEEKLDRILNPAMTPQDSSVNVVNNDGKNQESEDKIANEVEEPFYNRIERISRRSQNNTSNQKNWQLKDWWDKYLDETTRTEVQHERVEDAVNTLIYTLIEFFVGDPPKYQERSAEILMNLKCPTLGDFRWYKDMYFSKVLIRTDSSLEFWKENFVNELPKHFSRRIKDGLKTKYNGTIPWQTLSYGSIASFIIEEGLRLCNESKIQNKLNSSVSNRKELGRFCDQYGCKGIEAPSTSRRKKFKTHPKPYHSYRPRETYRNKPVQSQKPTYSRRKYTPTKPHKGKKRQTCFKCREEGHYANKCPIRGKINELEIDQELKNQLLRLALTDSEQSSKGEILELQEESDSYSNTEYESEQEGKRTKGCPNKGKRPNRTWTKKIFKVPSLEPSPLLNIKNGTLSLP